The genomic interval GAGGGTCACGGCGCAGGTGTCCGAGGCGCGGATGCCCATCTTGTGTTCGCTGCGGTCAACGGTGAAGCCCGGGGTGTCGGTGGGCACGAGGAACGCCGAGAGGCCTTTCTTGCCCAGCTCCGGGTCGGTCACGGCAAACACGATGGCCAGCTTGGCCCGCTTGCCGTTGCTGACGAACTGCTTGGCGCCGTTGATCACCCACTGGCCGTCGCGCAGTTCGGCGCGGGTGCGCAGGTTGTGCGCCTCGGAGCCGGCCTGGGGTTCGGTCAGGCAGAAGCAGCCGATCACCTGGCCGCTGGCCAGGTCCGTCAGCCAGGTCTCTTTCTGGGCCTGGCTGCCGTAGTTGAGCACCGGGCCGCAGCCCACCGAGTTGTGGATGCTCATGAACGCGCCGGTGGCGCCGTCGCCGGCGGAAATCTCTTCCACCGCCAGGGCATAGGCGACGTAATCGACGTAGCTGCCGCCCCATTCCTCCGGCACCACCATGCCCAGCAGGCCCAGTTCGCCCATCTTCGCCACCAGACCGTCGTCGATCCAGCCGGCCTTTTCCCAGGCTTGCGCGTGGGGCGCGATTTCGCCGCGGGCAAAATCCCGGGCCATGTCGCGGATCATCACTTGTTCTTCAGTCAGTTCGAGATCGTGCATGGCTCAGCTCCCGCTCTCTGCGAAACCGTGGAAGAAACCCGCGACCCGTGCGGCGTCCAGCGCCTTGAGGGTGGGCGGGTTCCAGCGTGGGGATTTGTCTTTGTCGATCAGCAGGGCGCGCACGCCCTCGATCAGGTCGCCGCGCTCGAACCACTGCCGGTCCAGGTGCAGTTCGAGGGCGAAGCAGTCGTCCAGGCTCAGGTGCCGGCCCCGGCGCAGCATTTCCAGGGTCACAGCCATGGCCAGCGGCGAACGGGTTTCCATCAGGTCGGCGGTGGCGGTGCCCCATTCGTGGCTGTCGGCGACGGTCACGCTGCGCAGTTGCTCGACGATGCTCGGCACGTCGGGCAACGCGAAGAAATGGTCGATGGCCGGGCGCAGGGCCTGGAGCGGCGCGTCGGGCAGGGTCTGCACGGCGAGCCCGGCCAGCAGGCCTTGCAGGTCCTTGAGCGGCGTGTCGTGCCATTGCAGGCTGTCGAGCCGCTCGTCGAGGGTCGCCAGTGCGGCGCTTTCCAGATACCAGTCCGCCAACCCGCAGTACAGCGCGTCGGCGGCGCGGACCTGCACCCCGGTGACGCCCAGGTAGACCCCCAGCTCACCCGGGATGCGCGGCAGGAAGTAGCTGCCGCCGACATCCGGGAAGTAACCGATGGCCGTTTCCGGCATCGCCAGGCGGCTTTTCTCGGTGACCACCCGCAGGTCGGCGCCTTGCACCAGGCCCATGCCGCCGCCCAGGACAAAACCGTCCATCAGCGCCAGCACCGGCTTGCGGTAGCGGTGGATGGTCAGGTCGAGGGCGTATTCCTCGACGAAGAAGTCTTCGTGCAGCGTGTCGCCGCTCTTGTGGCTGTCGTACAGGGAACGGATGTCGCCGCCGGCGCAGAACGCCTTTTCGCCGGCGCCGCGCAGCACGACGGCGCGGATGCGGTCGTCGCCGGCCCACGCGTCCAGGTGCCGCTGCAACTGGCGAACCATGTCGAGGGTCAGGGCATTGAGGCCGGCGGGACGGTTGAGGGTCAGGTGACCGATGTGATTGCGAACCTCGGCCAGCACCTCGTTGTGTGTGGCATCCATGGACGGCGTCCGCGGGGATGAAGCCTGAGCAGTCATCAGTAACTCCCTGCTTTTATTGTTTTTTGTGCGATGTGTGCGGTGTGCTCGCGCGCGAGCGTTGCCGGATCGTAACAGTGCAAATTTGCCGTGCACAACCGGGATCCGTGCAGGGGCTGTCTGCATTTTTGTCATGCTGGCGGCCGTGTCCCGTCGCCCGGGCAGGATCTTCGGCGCCCGCGACAGAATCGGCTGTGAACGTGCCGTTATCAGCACAATAGAGGGGTCGCCGCCGCTCCATACGACACCTGCCGCCGACCGTCTGTTGGCATGCTGGCCCCCGGATCCCGAGCGCTCTGCGCCAAGGGTTTCAGCCCGGGCATCACGGATGACCCGGAACAAAAACAACAAGAACGCTGTTGCGGCCGATGCCGCATCGACTTTCTGTTCCTGCCCATAAAGGCGGCCGACCGGCGCGGCCGCGACAATTCCAGACAGATCAGGACTCAAGAAGATGAAAACCAAATGGCTGAGCGTATCCCTGCTTGCGTTGCTGTGCTGCACGACCGGTGCTTTCGCGAAGGAATGGAAAGAGCTGCGGTTCGGCGTCAACCCCAGTTATCCGCCCTTTGAATCGACCACCGCCGACGGTGGCGTACAGGGCTTCGGCGTGGACCTGGGCAACGCGATCTGCGCCGAGCTGAAGGTCAAGTGTGTGTGGGTCAGCAATGACTTCGACGGGCTGATCCCGGCGCTCAAGGCCGGCAAGTTCGACGCCATCGAGTCGTCGATGACCGTGACCGACGCGCGCAAGAAACAGATCGACTTCACCGACCGCCTGTACGCCGGGCCCACCGCCATCGTCACCCGCAAAGACTCGGGCCTGCTGCCCACCGGCGAATCCCTCAAGGGCAAGACCATCGGCTACATGCAGGGCACGATCCAGGAAGCCTACGCCAAGGCGCGCCTGGGGCCGGCCGGGGTCAAGCTGCGGGCCTACCAGAACCAGGATCAGGTCTACGCCGACCTGGTGTTCGGCCGTCTCGACGCGTCGATCCAGGACAAGCTGCAGGCGCAGATGAGTTTCCTCGCATCCCCCCAGGGCGCGCCGTTCCAGAACAGCGAAGGCATCAGCGACCCGATGATCCCGTCCGACATCGCCATCGGCGTGCGCCAGGGCAACGACGAGCTCAAGGGCATGCTCAACGCCGCCATCAAGGCCCTGCACGACAAGGGCATCTACGCGCAGATCCAGCGCAAGCACTTCGGTGACCTGGACCTCTACAACAACTGATCTGCGAGCCCGCCGCGCCCTGTGTGCTTTCCGGGCGCGCAGCGCGCGGAGGCGGGCGGCAAACGACAGGTGACTGGCGTGAATGAATTCCTGAGTTGGACCGGGCTCGATGTGTCGAGCCTGCAAGGCTACGGCCCGCTGTTGCTGCACGGCACGTGGGTGACCCTGAAACTGTCGGCGCTGGCGCTGCTGGTGAGCATGGCCCTGGGCCTGTTGGGGGCGGCGGCCAAGCTGTCGCCGCTCCGCCTGCTGAACCTGCCGGCGACGTTCTACACCACGCTGATCCGCGGCGTGCCGGACCTGGTGCTGATGCTGCTGATCTTCTACAGCCTGCAGGGCTGGGTGAGCAGCCTCACCGAACTGATGGGCTGGCCGTACCTGGAGATCGATCCGTTCGTGGCGGGCATCGTCACGCTCGGTTTCATCTACGGCGCGTACTTCACCGAGACGTTCCGCGGGGCGATCCTCAGCGTGCCGCGGGGGCAGCAAGAGGCCGCCGCGTGCTTCGGCCTGAACCGCTGGCAGCGTTTCCGCTTCGTGGTGTTCCCGCAGATGATGCGCTTCGCCTTGCCGAGCCTGGGCAACAACTGGCTGGTGCTGCTCAAGGCCACGGCGCTGGTGTCGATCATCGGCCTGTCGGACCTGGTCAAGGTGGCCCAGGAAGCAGGCAAGAGCACGTTCAACATGCTCGACTTCCTGCTGCTGGCGGCGGCGCTGTACCTGCTGATCACCAGCGCCTCCAATTACGTGCTGCGCGCGCTGGAGCGCCGCTACAACCTGGGCGTGCGGGGGATGGCGCGATGATCGAGCTGATTGCCGAGTACTGGAAACCCTTTCTGTTCAGCGACGGCGAGGCCCTGACCGGCCTGGCGATGACCCTCTGGCTGCTGGTGGCGAGCATCGCGATGGGGTTCTGCCTGTCGTTGCCTCTGGCGGTCATGCGCGTCTCACGCCTGGGCGCGGTGCGCTGGCCGGTGCAGCTGTTCACCTACGTGTTCCGCGGCACGCCGCTGTATATCCAGTTGCTGATCTGCTACAGCGGGATCTACGGCATCGCCGCGGTGCGTTCGCAGCCGCTGCTCGAAGCGTTTTTCCGCGATGCGATGAACTGCACGTTGCTGGCCTTCACCCTGAACACCTGCGCCTACACCGTGGAGATCTTCGCCGGGGCGATCCGCAGCATCCCCTACGGCGAGATCGAAGCGGCCCAGGCCTACGGCCTCAGCGGCTGGCGCCTGTACCGGCGGCTGATCCTGCCGTCGGCGCTGCGCCGGGCGCTGCCGTACTACAGCAACGAAGTGATCCTGATGCTGCACGCCACCTCGGTGGCGTTCACGGCCACCATCCCCGACATCCTCAAGGTCGCCCGGGACGCCAACGCCGCGACGTTCATGACCTTTCAGGCGTTCGGCATCGCCGGCCTGCTGTACCTCGCGCTGTCGTTCGGCCTGGTCGGCGGGTTCCGCCTGGCGGAGCGGCGCTGGCTGAACTTCCTCGGTCCGGCCCACTGACCCTTTCTTTTGATCCAGAGCCGCGCCGGTGCCGGGCGGCTCCAGGAGTTTGATCCATGTACAAACTGACGGTAGAAAATCTGTACAAGCGCTTCGGTGACAATGAAGTGCTCAAGGGCGTCTCGTTGAACGCGCGGGCCGGCGATGTGGTGAGCATGATCGGCGCCAGCGGTTCGGGCAAAAGCACTATGCTGCGTTGCATCAACTTTCTGGAGCGGGCGGACGAGGGCGCCATCACCCTGGACGGCGAACGGATCCTCACCCGGCAGGGCGCCGGCGGCATGCGGGTGGCCAACCCCAGACAGTTGCAGTCGCTGCGCACGCGCCTGGCGATGGTGTTCCAGCATTTCAACCTGTGGAGTCACCTGACCGTGCTGGAGAACATCGTGCTTGCGCCCTGCCAGGTGTTGGGCGAAAGCCGCAAGGAAGCCGAAGAACGGGCGCTGGCCTACCTGGACAAGGTCGGCCTGCCGCAGCGGGTGGCGCAGCAGTACCCGGCGTTCCTCTCCGGCGGCCAGCAGCAGCGGGTGGCGATCGCCCGGGCGCTGGCGGTGGAGCCGCAGATCCTGCTGTTCGACGAGCCGACCTCGGCGCTGGATCCGGAACTGGTCGGCGAAGTGCTGAAGGTGATTCAGGCCCTGGCCGAGGAGGGGCGCACCATGCTGATGGTCACCCACGAAATGGGCTTTGCCCGGCAGGTGTCCAGCCAGGTGCTGTTCCTGCACCAGGGACGGGTGGAGGAGCAGGGCGACGCGAGCCTGCTCGACCGGCCGCGCAGCGAGCGTTTGCAGCAATTCCTATCGGGTCGTTTGAAGTGAGGCAAGGGATACATGGCGGACATCCGCGATCTGACGATCGTGCTTGATCGGATCGATCAGGCCATCATCGAAGTGCTGCGCCACGAAGGGCGCATCACCTATCAAAAGCTCTCCGAGCGCGTGCACCTGACGCCCAGGCCTTGCCTGGAACGGGTACGCAAACTCGAACAGCTCGGGGTCATCCGTGGCTACGGGGCGATCCTCGACGAAAAGAAGCTGACGCCGGGGCTGTCGCTGCTGGTGCTGGTGGCGCTGTCGAACCAGAGCGGGCGGGCGGCGCAGAAAGCCTTCGAGGCCAAGGTGCGCGCTTGCCCGCAAGTGCTCGAATGCCGGCTGATCAGCGGCGCGTTCGACTACAGCCTGCGCATGCGTTGCCGGGACATGGAGCACTACCGGGTGCTGACCGAAGTGTGGTTCGACGACCCGGACCTGCACATCGACAAACTGGTCAGCCACCCGGAACTGGCGACGGTCAAGACCACCATGGAGTGAGCCGGCCCGACACGAAGACCGCAGCCCGCAGGCTGCGGTTTTTTTTGTCCGGACGCCTGCCGAATCGGCTGGGCAAACAGCCGATTTCGACCGTTTCCATCACTGGCGGTCGGCGCAACAACCGGGTTTGTTCCGGGCCGGAACAGACAATGGGCACCTCCCAACCCTCATCGGTTCCGTGCCCATGCAGACCACCAACACCGTTTTGATGATTCGTCCGACACGCTTCTCCTTCAATCAGGACACGGCGGCGAACAACCGCTTCCAGCGCCCGGCGGAGCACGCCGAAGACGTGCAGCTCAAGGCCCTGCAGGAATTCGACGGCTACGTCGCCGCGCTGCGCGGGCACGGGGTCGAGGTGCTGGTGCACAACGACCGCGAGGCCCCGCACACCCCCGACTCGATCTTCCCCAACAACTGGTGGAGCAGCCACCCCGACGGCACGCTGGTGCTGTACCCGATGCAAGGGCAGAACCGCCGGCTGGAGCGCGACAAAGGCGTGCTCGACTGGCTGGGCGAAGCCTACCGGGTCGAGCGCCTGGTGGATCTTTCCGGGCTGGAACGCCAAGAGGTCTTTCTGGAGGGCACCGGCAGCATGGTGCTCGACCGTCAGCAGCGCATCTGCTACGCCGGCTACTCCACGCGCACCCACGGCCATGCCCTGGCGCAGGCGGTCGAGCAGTTGGGCTATTCGCTGTGCGCCTTCAACGCCGTGGATCGCCAGGGCGTGGCGATCTACCACACCAACGTGATGATGAGCGTCGGCACCCGGCTGGCCGTGGCCTGCCTGGACAGCGTCGCCGATGCCGGCGAGCGCCGGGCGTTGCGTTCGCGGCTGGAGGAGAGCGGCAAGCAAGTGGTCGCGCTGGACTGGGCCCAACTCGAAGCCTTCGCCGGCAACATGCTCGAAGTCCGCACGGCCACCGGCGAACCGCTGCTGGTGATGTCGCGCACCGCGTGGCAATCGCTGGACAGCGCCCAGCGCCGCACTCTCGAAAGCCTCGCCACGCCGCTTGCGGTGAACATCGACACCATCGAACGCATCGGCGGCGGCAGCGCACGCTGCATGCTGGCCGAAGTGTTTTTCCCCAAACGCGAACCGCAACCGCCGGTCGCCAAGGAGCACACCCGATGATCGTCCGTCCTGCCACGCCCGAGGACTTGCCCGCATTGCTGGCCCTGGCCCACAGCGCCGGCGCCGGTTTGACCACGTTGCCCGCCGACGCGAGCCGCCTGCGCCAGCGCCTGGACTGGGCGGCGAAAACCTTCGCGGGAGAAGCCTCCCGGGCCGATGCCGATTACCTGTTCGTGCTGGAGAACCCGCAAGGCGAGGCCATCGGCATCTGTGCCCTGGCCGGCGCGGTGGGCCTGCGCGAGCCCTGGTACAACTATCGGTTGGGGCTGTTCGTGGCGGCGTCGAAGAACCTCGGCATCAACCAGCAACTGCCCACGCTGTTCTTGGGCAACGACATGACCGGCCAATCGGAGCTGTGCTCGCTGTTCCTGCACGCCGACCACCGCAGCGGCCTCAACGGCCGGCTGCTGTCCAAGGCGCGGTTCCTGTTCCTGGCGGAGTTCCGCGAACGTTTCGGCGACAAGGTCATCGCCGAGATGCGCGGCTATTCGGACGAGAACGGCGTATCGCCGTTCTGGGAAGGGCTGGGCCGGCACTTCTTCAAGATGGACTTCGCCGACGCCGATTACCTCACCGGCCTGGGCAACAAGACCTTCATCGCCGAACTGATGCCCAAGTTCCCGCTGCCCACCTGCCTGCTGCCGGAAGCCGCCCGCGCGGTGATCGGCCGCGTCCACCCCAACACCGAACCGGCGCTGGGCATGCTCAAGGCCGAAGGCTTCGAACACCGCGACTACATCGACATCTTCGACGGCGGTCCGCTGATCGAATGCGACACCGGCCAGATCCGTGCGGTGCGCGACAGCCAGGTGCTGCAACTGAGCCTCGGCACACCGGGGGACGGGGCGGACACCTGGCTGATCCACAACCGTGGGTTCGCCGATTGCAAGATCACGGCCGCGCCGGCGCGGGTGGCGGCGGGCACGTTGATCGTCGATGCGCAGACCGCCGGCACGCTGGGGCTGGCGGCCGGGGCGTCGGTGCGGGCGGTGCCGCTGGCGGTGCCGGCGCGCCAGCAAGCGGCGGCGTGAGCTCGGCCCGAGTTCAGGCCTTGGCGCCGAGCACTTCGCCGATGCTGCGCCGTTTGGCATGCAGCTCGCTGGCATGGATCAGTTGCTCAAGGTCCTCTGGGGTGACGTCGATGAAGGCTTCCATGTCGGCCAGCGCCCGTTTCAGGTCGTCGGCGGTGATGGCCTGGGCGTCCACCGGGGCGACGGCGGGGGCCGGTTCGGCGGGGCGCTTGGGGTAGTGGATGCGCGTGAGGTTGTTGTAGGCCAGCGCGCAGGCCACCAGGCTCGCCGCGCTGAGCATCACAGGCCCCAGGGCCGTCCAGTCCATGGCGACGGTGGCGGGGTCGGCCAGCACCATCGTCAGCGCCACGGCCCCGGCCGGCGGGTGCAGGCAGCGCAGCCAGCACATCAGGATCAGCGCCATGCCGGCCGCCAGGCAAGCGCTGCCCAGGGTGCGGCCCAGCACATGGGCCACCAGCAGCGCGACCGTGCCGGCGCACAGGTAGCCGCCGACGATCGACCAGGGTTGGGCCAGGGCGCCGGAGGACACCGCAAACAGCAGCACCGCCGAGGCGCCCAGCGGGCCCATCACGTGATAGGCGGCCTGGATGCCGAACACCTGGCTGCACACCCAGACGCTGACCAGCGTGCCCAGGGCCATGCCGATGGCGGCGCGGCTCCATTCGGTGGGACGGGTGTTGACGGCGGCAGGCAACCAGCGGGCGAGCATGTGAAGACGTTCCTCGTGGATCGGGCAGAAAAGCGCAAGGCAAAAAAAAGGACTTGTCCGTGATGTCCGGAAAGTCCTTCGAAACGTTCCAACTATTGGGGGAGGAACGCGCACAGTGTGCCAAGCAAACTGGATGCTGACAAATTCATATAAATGCAGTTTCAGTGCACTATTTTTGCAGTAAGGCCACCCGTCGTCCGCTCATGAAGCACAGCAAGCCGCCCATCGCGGTCAAGGCGCTCAAGGCATAGAACATGGTCGGCGCTGGGGTGTGCATCAGCAGGAAACCACAGATCACCGGGCTCAGCGCCCCGCCCAGGGCCGCCAGGTTCTGCGCGCCGTAGTAGCTGCCGCGCAGTTCTTCCGGGGCCAGGGTGTCGACGAACAGGAATTCGGACGGGTAAATGATCATCTCGCCGAGGGTGAAGATGAACATGGCGACGCACCAGCTCACCAGGCTGTCGGCCAGGCTGAAGCCGATCAGGCCGGCGATGAACAGGCCGGTGCCGGCGACGATCCAGTAGCGCAATTTTTCCCGGCTCAGGAACCGGCCGATCTGGTATTGCAGCAGGATCACCGCGATGGCGTTGCAGGCGAGCAGGGCGGCCATGGTCTTGAGGGCGTGCTGCGAATCCTCGACCACCAGCAGGTACTGCGACAGGTACAGGGTGAAGCGCCCGTGCACCACGGTGCTGAGCAGGCAGCCGCAGGTGAACATGATCAGGGTGCGGTCGTTCTTCAGGGTGACCAGGGTCTTGAGGAAGCTCTGGGGCTGGCCGATCACGGCCACGGGGTTGGCGTCCTTGGGGATGCCGACCATCAGGAAGATGCTGGCGAAGGCGATGGCGGCGGCGATCAGGAACGGCGCGATCGGATACACCCCGGCGATCACCACCCCGAGCATCGGGCCGGTGGCATAGCCGATGTTGGTCAGCGTGTAGCGCAGCGAGAAGGCCTTGGCCCGCTGGTTGATCGGCAGGTGTTCGCTGAGGATCGCCTTGGAGCCGATCAAAAACAGCGCCGAGGCGGTTTCGGTGATCACCAGGGTGGCGGTGGTCAGGTAGAGATTCTGGGCGAAGGTCAGCAGTACGAAGCCGACGGCGCTGGAGAGCATCGCCAGGATCAGCAGCCGGCGCTTTTCCAGACGGTCGATGATGTAGCCGCCGTACAGCGCGAGCAGGGTGGCGATGAACACCGCGATGCCCAGCAGCAGGCCGACGTCCTGCTGGTTGAGGCCCAGCTTCTGGCTCAGGAACAGGGTGAGCAGGGGGCTGGTGATGGCGCGGCTGACGACGATGGTCAGCGAGACGATCATCAGGCGGCGGATAACGAGCGAATACTTGGCCACGGAAAATCAAATGTCCTTATTCAGATAGTGTTTGGCCCGACTGGAAACCGCGTGGCCTTCATCGCTGGCAAGCCAGCTCCCACAGGTATCGCGGTCGGATGCAGAACCTGCGGCCACCGCAGAACCCTTGTGGGAGCCAGCCTGCTGGCGATGAGGCCGGCACATCCAGCCTCGATGTCGCCTGCCGGATCACCATCGCCAGCAGGCTGGCTCCTACAGGATTCCCGGCCGGACGCAGAACCTGAGCTCGCCGCAAAACCCTGCAGGAGCGAGCCTGCTCGCGAAGAGGTCAGATACGGCCCCCCAACAATCACGTCAGCCACCGCTCAAGCCCCGATACCGATTCCAGCGACTCCAGGTTCCGCATTCGTTCCAGCAACCCTTCGGCCCGGTCCTGAGGCAACACCCGCAGCGCCAGGCTGAAGAACTTTTCCTCCAGCGCCGCCTCGCTCAGCGGATTGCCCGGCGCGCCCAACGGCACCTCGACGCACAGGCTGGCCTCACGCCCGTCCACGGTGCGCACGCTGACGACCGGCTCGCCATCCTCGGACAGTTGCCCGTCCACTTCAAGGCGAATCCGCGTCATCCACCGGGCAATGTCCGGATCGTCGCGCCGGGCGTCGTCGTAGGCCCAGAGCCGACAATGTCCATGCACCAGGCGCGCCGCGAGGGCGTAGGGCAGGCTCATCTGCGCCGCCGCCAGCGAACCGGTGTCGCGCCCGCCGCACATGTCCTGCAAAAAGCCGCACAGGCGCACATGGACGTCTTCTACCTGAGCCGCCTCGACCTTGAGCTGCGCCATCAGCCGCCCCAGCGCATCGATCGCCGAATGCGTCCCGCGGCAGGCCGCGTAAGGCTTGATCGAACAGCGGGCGAGTTTCCACACCTGTCCCAGGTCCGCCACCAGCGCCGCCGGTTGCGCGGTGCCGGGCGCGAGGGTCTTGAGAAATCCGCCCCACACGTCGTCGAACAGTTGCGACGGTCCGCTGATGCCTTCGCGGGCGAAGCGGGCGGCGAGCAACCCACCTTCGGCGGCGCGTCCGCTGTGCAGCTTCTTGCTGTGCGAACCGTCGTGAATGAAGGCCCAAAGACCGCCGCTGAAACTGCCGGCGATGCCCAGCGCCGATACGGTTTGCGTCACGTCCAGGCCGAGGATCCGCGCACTGGCCGCCGCCGCGCCGAACACCCCGCAGGTGGCGGTCGAGTGCCAGCCGGCGCCGTTGTGGGCCGAGTAGCTGCCGCAGGCTTCCAGCACTCGCCGGCCGATTTCGTAGCCGATCACCACGGCGGTGATGAATTCGCGACCGCACACCGGGCGCTCCGCCAACGCCAGCGCGGCCATCGCCGCCGGCAGCACCACGGCGCCGGAGTGATCGCAGCCGCCGGTGTCGTCCAGCTCCAGCGCGTGGGCGGCGATGCCGTTGAGCAACGCGGCATGGCCGGCGCCGACCCGCCGTGAGGTGCCCCAGACCGGCACGGTTCCGGGTTCGCTGGCGAACAGGCGTTGCGCCTGAAGCGCCACGCGGCTGTCCGCCCCGGCCAGCGCCGCGCCGAAGGTGTCGAGGATGTGCCGCTTGGCCTGGGCCACCAGCGCTTCGGGCAGTGCTTCAAACCGGGTTTCGACGCAGAACCGCGCCAACCGCTGCATCGATTCGGTCATGTGAGGTTATCCCGATAATGCCGCTCATACACCGAGGCGGGATGGTCCGCGCCCACCGCTTCAGCCTTCTGCGCCCACCATTGGGTGATGTCGGCGCCGCTGGCGATCCACACGTCGCCGTGCCGGCGGATGCTTTCCAGCAGTTCGCGCAGCACGCCGATCCGGCCCGGTGTGGCGATGATTTCCGGGTGCAGGCGCAGCACGTAGCACAGGCCGAACCGGTGGAAACCGGCGAAGTCCAGCAGCAGGTTGCCCAGCGTATGGCTGTAAGAGGCGATCCGCGACTGGGCCGGCGGCACGGCGGGGCTCAGGTTGAAGGCGAAGTAGGGTTCATCTTCCAGCTCGTAGTGCAGCGGCAGCTCGATCACGTCCGGTGCCGTCGGGTGGGCGAACGGCAGGTCGTCGCCGCGCCATGACGACGACCAGCGAATGCCTTCGTCGCGCAGCGCTTCGATCAATCCCGGTGCGCCGTTGCCGGCGGGGATGCGGAAACCGCGCGGGCGCTGGCCGGTCAACGCTTGCAGCGCCGCGCAACCCTTGGCCACGTCTGCGCGTTGCGCCGCCAGATCCAGGGTGTCGTAGTCCTGGTGGCGGTAGCCGGCGCAGGCGATTTCGTGTCCGCCGGCCAGGATCGCGGCGATGTGTTGCGGGTTTTCCTCGGCGACGATGCCGGGGACGAACCAGGTGGCGGTCACCTCCTGTTCCTTGAACAGCCGCAACAGCCGTTCGACGCCCCGTTGCGTGCCGTAGCGCCAGACCGACAAGGTCTTGTCGCGCCCGGCCACTTCGGGGGCCTGGGTGAGAATGCCGTGGATGTCGTTGTAGTCGACGGTCAGCGCCACGGCGCAGCGCTGGCCGTCGGGCCAGACGGTGGCGTCAGTCATGGTGATGCTCCTTGAGCCACCAGCGGGCGACGTCGCGGCAGGTGGCGAACCACACGTCGTCACGCTCGCGCATGTGTTCGAAGAGTTGTTCCAGCAGCAGGATGCGCCCTGGCTTGCCGGTGATTTTCGGGTGGAACAGGGTGGTCAGGCACAGCCCTTCGTCCATCGCGCCGTCGTACTCGCGCCGCCAGTTGTCCAGGGTCAGGGCGTAGCTGGCGGTGCGGTCCAGGCCGGACGGGAAGTTCGGCGCGCGGGTGTAGGCCAGGGAGGCGTAGTCGTCCATTTCCCAGCGGCCGGGGATCTCCACCAGCGGCGTGGCGTGGCCGGGCACGTCGACCAGGTACGGGCGGTCGTCGCCGCGCATGCTGCTGGAATAGATGACGCCGTTGTCGGCGAGCATCTTCGGGGTCTCGGCGCGCCAGTCGCCGGACGGGGTGCGGAAACCCTCGGCACGGATGTGCAGGTGCCGCCAGAACACCTCGCGGGATTTCCGC from Pseudomonas ekonensis carries:
- a CDS encoding acyl-CoA dehydrogenase family protein, producing the protein MHDLELTEEQVMIRDMARDFARGEIAPHAQAWEKAGWIDDGLVAKMGELGLLGMVVPEEWGGSYVDYVAYALAVEEISAGDGATGAFMSIHNSVGCGPVLNYGSQAQKETWLTDLASGQVIGCFCLTEPQAGSEAHNLRTRAELRDGQWVINGAKQFVSNGKRAKLAIVFAVTDPELGKKGLSAFLVPTDTPGFTVDRSEHKMGIRASDTCAVTLSDCRIPEANLLGERGKGLAIALSNLEGGRIGIAAQALGIARAAFEAALAYARERVQFGTPIIEHQSVANLLADMHMQLNAARLMILHAARLRTAGKPCLSEASQAKLFASEMAEKVCSSAIQIHGGYGYLEDYPVEKYYRDARITQIYEGSSEIQRMVIARELKHYLI
- a CDS encoding enoyl-CoA hydratase/isomerase family protein, with the translated sequence MTAQASSPRTPSMDATHNEVLAEVRNHIGHLTLNRPAGLNALTLDMVRQLQRHLDAWAGDDRIRAVVLRGAGEKAFCAGGDIRSLYDSHKSGDTLHEDFFVEEYALDLTIHRYRKPVLALMDGFVLGGGMGLVQGADLRVVTEKSRLAMPETAIGYFPDVGGSYFLPRIPGELGVYLGVTGVQVRAADALYCGLADWYLESAALATLDERLDSLQWHDTPLKDLQGLLAGLAVQTLPDAPLQALRPAIDHFFALPDVPSIVEQLRSVTVADSHEWGTATADLMETRSPLAMAVTLEMLRRGRHLSLDDCFALELHLDRQWFERGDLIEGVRALLIDKDKSPRWNPPTLKALDAARVAGFFHGFAESGS
- a CDS encoding transporter substrate-binding domain-containing protein, whose translation is MKTKWLSVSLLALLCCTTGAFAKEWKELRFGVNPSYPPFESTTADGGVQGFGVDLGNAICAELKVKCVWVSNDFDGLIPALKAGKFDAIESSMTVTDARKKQIDFTDRLYAGPTAIVTRKDSGLLPTGESLKGKTIGYMQGTIQEAYAKARLGPAGVKLRAYQNQDQVYADLVFGRLDASIQDKLQAQMSFLASPQGAPFQNSEGISDPMIPSDIAIGVRQGNDELKGMLNAAIKALHDKGIYAQIQRKHFGDLDLYNN
- a CDS encoding ABC transporter permease, translating into MNEFLSWTGLDVSSLQGYGPLLLHGTWVTLKLSALALLVSMALGLLGAAAKLSPLRLLNLPATFYTTLIRGVPDLVLMLLIFYSLQGWVSSLTELMGWPYLEIDPFVAGIVTLGFIYGAYFTETFRGAILSVPRGQQEAAACFGLNRWQRFRFVVFPQMMRFALPSLGNNWLVLLKATALVSIIGLSDLVKVAQEAGKSTFNMLDFLLLAAALYLLITSASNYVLRALERRYNLGVRGMAR
- a CDS encoding ABC transporter permease, giving the protein MIELIAEYWKPFLFSDGEALTGLAMTLWLLVASIAMGFCLSLPLAVMRVSRLGAVRWPVQLFTYVFRGTPLYIQLLICYSGIYGIAAVRSQPLLEAFFRDAMNCTLLAFTLNTCAYTVEIFAGAIRSIPYGEIEAAQAYGLSGWRLYRRLILPSALRRALPYYSNEVILMLHATSVAFTATIPDILKVARDANAATFMTFQAFGIAGLLYLALSFGLVGGFRLAERRWLNFLGPAH
- a CDS encoding ABC transporter ATP-binding protein is translated as MYKLTVENLYKRFGDNEVLKGVSLNARAGDVVSMIGASGSGKSTMLRCINFLERADEGAITLDGERILTRQGAGGMRVANPRQLQSLRTRLAMVFQHFNLWSHLTVLENIVLAPCQVLGESRKEAEERALAYLDKVGLPQRVAQQYPAFLSGGQQQRVAIARALAVEPQILLFDEPTSALDPELVGEVLKVIQALAEEGRTMLMVTHEMGFARQVSSQVLFLHQGRVEEQGDASLLDRPRSERLQQFLSGRLK
- a CDS encoding Lrp/AsnC family transcriptional regulator — encoded protein: MADIRDLTIVLDRIDQAIIEVLRHEGRITYQKLSERVHLTPRPCLERVRKLEQLGVIRGYGAILDEKKLTPGLSLLVLVALSNQSGRAAQKAFEAKVRACPQVLECRLISGAFDYSLRMRCRDMEHYRVLTEVWFDDPDLHIDKLVSHPELATVKTTME
- the ctlX gene encoding citrulline utilization hydrolase CtlX, with amino-acid sequence MQTTNTVLMIRPTRFSFNQDTAANNRFQRPAEHAEDVQLKALQEFDGYVAALRGHGVEVLVHNDREAPHTPDSIFPNNWWSSHPDGTLVLYPMQGQNRRLERDKGVLDWLGEAYRVERLVDLSGLERQEVFLEGTGSMVLDRQQRICYAGYSTRTHGHALAQAVEQLGYSLCAFNAVDRQGVAIYHTNVMMSVGTRLAVACLDSVADAGERRALRSRLEESGKQVVALDWAQLEAFAGNMLEVRTATGEPLLVMSRTAWQSLDSAQRRTLESLATPLAVNIDTIERIGGGSARCMLAEVFFPKREPQPPVAKEHTR